One genomic region from Terriglobus aquaticus encodes:
- a CDS encoding energy transducer TonB — translation MSETTAPVYPPIAREAHVSGTVLLLASFDTAGRVTEVHTVSGLPMLRVAAETFVKGWQADPYTGPRSCPVVVEFALPNPPVCGEQRVQDGPQPKQGRTGTQHYTVVGSCVNVVAMSDPHLRVIRRKRFGIF, via the coding sequence GTGAGTGAGACAACGGCGCCGGTGTATCCGCCTATCGCCAGGGAGGCCCATGTGTCAGGGACCGTGTTGCTCCTCGCTAGCTTCGACACTGCGGGAAGGGTCACAGAGGTTCACACGGTAAGCGGGCTGCCCATGTTGCGGGTGGCAGCCGAGACGTTTGTGAAGGGATGGCAGGCGGACCCGTACACGGGGCCCCGAAGCTGTCCTGTGGTGGTGGAGTTTGCCTTACCGAATCCGCCCGTCTGTGGCGAGCAGCGCGTACAAGATGGACCGCAACCGAAGCAGGGACGTACGGGTACGCAGCACTACACGGTCGTCGGCAGTTGCGTTAACGTAGTCGCGATGTCCGACCCGCACCTTCGAGTGATCCGGCGCAAGCGCTTCGGCATCTTCTGA
- a CDS encoding DUF3309 domain-containing protein, translating to MPLIVILVLLILLFGGGGYAMGPGLGYYGGGGLSIILLLVVLYLLFGRGRNTL from the coding sequence ATGCCGCTGATCGTGATTCTTGTTCTGCTGATTCTGTTGTTTGGCGGTGGCGGTTACGCCATGGGGCCTGGCCTCGGCTACTACGGTGGCGGCGGCCTCAGCATCATCCTTTTGCTGGTCGTTCTCTATCTGCTCTTTGGGCGTGGCCGCAACACACTGTAG
- a CDS encoding BLUF domain-containing protein, producing the protein MDIPAHHHRAQLLQIIYCSRSRITGTPEQVAPMLAQLVATSRRNNASDWISGVLLYNGTAFAQVLEGPANAVESCLNRIQQDPRHSNLVVVSRNPIQRRLFSAWSMAYIDGASFRLLSESAIDLEAILATGKSQPGFVLNLLRDVMGTQGYA; encoded by the coding sequence GTGGATATACCCGCGCACCACCATAGAGCTCAGCTTCTGCAGATCATTTACTGCAGCAGAAGCCGCATCACCGGCACCCCTGAGCAGGTGGCACCCATGCTGGCCCAACTTGTAGCCACATCGCGCCGCAACAACGCATCCGACTGGATCAGCGGCGTTCTGCTGTACAACGGCACCGCCTTTGCACAAGTGCTAGAGGGGCCCGCCAACGCGGTCGAGAGCTGCCTGAATCGCATCCAACAGGATCCCCGCCACAGCAACCTGGTGGTCGTGAGCCGCAATCCGATTCAACGGCGCTTGTTCTCGGCATGGTCGATGGCCTATATCGATGGAGCTTCCTTCCGGCTGCTCTCAGAATCGGCTATCGACCTGGAAGCGATTCTCGCAACCGGCAAGAGTCAGCCCGGCTTTGTGTTGAACCTATTACGCGACGTGATGGGTACGCAGGGCTACGCCTGA
- a CDS encoding PEP-CTERM sorting domain-containing protein (PEP-CTERM proteins occur, often in large numbers, in the proteomes of bacteria that also encode an exosortase, a predicted intramembrane cysteine proteinase. The presence of a PEP-CTERM domain at a protein's C-terminus predicts cleavage within the sorting domain, followed by covalent anchoring to some some component of the (usually Gram-negative) cell surface. Many PEP-CTERM proteins exhibit an unusual sequence composition that includes large numbers of potential glycosylation sites. Expression of one such protein has been shown restore the ability of a bacterium to form floc, a type of biofilm.), with protein sequence MTRTSPWIAAVILAFASAIAAHADPITGTISISGNDTFDNTQITFSPTTGTVYQASGTLGVFAPSISGGQLTGYLANLQSFAFASAPGTTVFTVHDHTVDTASFTITSLTSVVYGPGDALSSPYLAISGLGYFTESGYDQTNGWFSLTSSTTGITGFELVSSVGATPEPGSLLLLGTGMTGMVGGWLRRRRLMDQSTA encoded by the coding sequence ATGACTCGCACATCGCCGTGGATTGCGGCTGTGATCCTTGCCTTCGCGTCTGCCATTGCGGCACATGCCGATCCCATCACCGGAACCATTTCCATTTCAGGAAATGACACCTTCGATAATACCCAGATCACCTTCAGTCCAACTACGGGAACGGTGTACCAGGCATCGGGAACTCTTGGCGTATTTGCTCCCTCAATCTCCGGCGGGCAACTCACTGGCTATCTGGCGAACCTGCAGAGTTTCGCCTTTGCAAGTGCTCCTGGAACAACTGTGTTCACCGTGCACGATCACACCGTCGACACTGCATCATTCACCATCACCAGTCTTACTTCTGTCGTGTATGGCCCTGGCGACGCTCTCAGCAGCCCTTACCTCGCGATTTCCGGCCTGGGCTATTTCACGGAGAGCGGATATGACCAGACGAACGGATGGTTCTCACTCACTTCATCTACAACGGGCATCACAGGTTTCGAGCTCGTTTCGTCTGTTGGTGCAACGCCAGAGCCGGGGTCACTGCTGCTGCTGGGAACGGGAATGACGGGCATGGTTGGAGGTTGGCTACGCCGCAGGCGATTGATGGACCAGAGTACCGCTTAG